The region GGTCCAGCCGTCGGCCAGGCCCGCCAGGTGTGCGCCGATCGCGCGGTAGCGGGCGGCCTGTTCGCGCACTTCCCGGGTGAAGCACTTGACCGCGTAACGGGTGCCGTCCGCGGCGGTCACCGAGAACACGCTCGCGAAGTTCCCGGAGATGGCGCGCGGGCGGCCCAGCGCGTCGACCCGCACGTCCGCGCCGGCCAGATCGGTGCCGCGAAAGCACAACTGCGTGTTCTGCAACGCCTCTACGTACGTCGCACCGGACGGGAACGCGCGGCCCGGTTCGTCATCCGAGGTCCACGTGAACGACCGTGACGTCGTCATTGCGCATCGCCCCCTCCGCGCGCACCTTCTCCAACCACCCCTGGAACCCGTCGGCATCGCCCGGTGAGGTGAAGTCGCACAACGCGGTCCAGGGCCGTTCCCCGCGCTCGACCTCGCGCAGGAACCACGCCGCCAGCGCGTCCGTGCAGAGGAAGAACTGGTCGCCCTGCTCGGCTTCGCCCGACGCCGTCCGCACGTGCCGCGCCAGCAGCGCGTGGTCCCGGTTGAACGCGTTGACCAGTCCCGGCGAGTTGTCGAACCCGCTCGACGACTCGACCGGGAACGCGCGCAGCAGCCGGTCGTCGCGGGTGTGGAACAGGCAGCTGTCGCCCAGGGCGGCGGCGTCCCACGAGGTCCGCTGCGCGGTGCCGGTGCCGGTGCCGGTGCCGGTGCCGGTGGCGGTGGCGGTGGCGAACCGCGCCGCGAGCACCGTCGAGTGCGGTCCGCGGTCCAGCTTGGGCTGCTCGTACCAGGCGATCGGCCGGCCGTCGGCCTCCCGGGCCGCCACGTACTCCGCGAGCCACTCCTGCCAGGCCCGCCCGGCGTCGACCAGGGCGGTGGCGAACCGGTCCGCGTCCCGCAGCACGTCCTCACCGGCGCGTGCGGCGTCCGCCACCGACGTCGCCAGCAGGTCCGCCCACTCGCCCGCGAGCAGGCTCTCCGAGGCCCCGTCGGCCACGGCCGCGCAGACTGGTTCGGCGAGCCACTCGTCCGGGGCGGCCGCGGGCCGGACGCGGTGGGCGTCCTCGCATTCCCGCAATGAGTTGCCCTGTTTGGGCGCGCGCAGGGCGGAGGTGTACATACCGCTGGTCAGCGCAGGTCCGTCGCGCGGGTGCCGATGTCCAGGAATTGGACGATCGAGGTGATGTCGGCGTTGTAGACGAACCCCCGGGTGGTTTCGGTGGCCGCCACGCCCTGCTGGAGCGCGTAGAAGCGCATGTGCGGCGGCAGGACGCTGGACATGCCGAACAGGGAACGCGCGTAGGCGTCGGGAAGGCCCAGGTCGGAGTCCGGGAAGGTGACCGGGACGGCGGTGCCCGCGGAGACGTGCAGGTTGAACAGCAGCGCCGCGCCGTCGGCACTGACGTGGGTCTGAACGGACCAGGCGGCACTGGTCGGGTCGCCGTCGGTGGACTCGCCGTCGGTCAGGTTGAGCACGATCGGCGGGAAGCAGTCGGGGTGGCGCCGCACCCAGTCCGCGACCAGCTCCCCGGCCCGCGCCAGCGCCCGGTTCATCGGGGTCGCGCCGTTGGCCACCGGGTCCACCCAGACCGGGAAGCTGGTGCTGGTCTCGACCAGCCCGCCGGCCCCGTCGGGGACCTTCTTGAGCCGCTTCTCCACCCGGGCCGGCCGGTCCGCCACCTGGCTCAGCGGCACCAGCTCCCGGCCGGCGAGCGGCCCGGTGAAGGCGGAGCCGACGGTGTGCCCGTAGCCGATGGCGGCGATGTGGAAGTAGTCCCGGACGCCTTCCTCCTTCGCGCACTTCACGCTCAGTTCGGCGAGCAGCCGGTTGATGGCGTCGGCGACCACGTCCGCCTTGCGCTGCTGCGCGCCGCCGCCGATCGGGTCGCTCATCGACGCGGACTGGTCGATCAGGAACACGATGCAGGACGGGTTGGCCCGACTGATCTCGGCTGCGTATGTCACCTGGACGTCCACCTCTCACACGACCGCCCGGTGCGGTGCCGGGCTCGCCGCCCTGGGCCGGTACTACGCTCTGTTAACACCCGTGAACACGGATCGTCACCTGAAACTGCGACGGATGTGTTCGCCGAAAGGGTGTTGATCACCCGAAATGTTAGCGTCCTCCAGATTCGTCCGGTCGTGTGGTCACCGTGCGTCCACCGTCCGGCGCAGCCGAGGGCGCTCGTCGCCCGGACGCGCTGCTGCGGCGGCGCGGTCCGGGTGCGTCTCAACCGGCCGCTGTCCTGCGGAGACCCGTGAACGGGCGGCCACGCGGTGTGCACGCCCGGCGGCCGGGGTTTCGCGGGTCGCGGGCCGCGGTCGCCGATTGAGACCGGCGGACCACCCGGGACGTGCGGAACCCGTGTTGTGCGGAGGCCGGATCGTGGTCTTTTCCGTATCAGCACGGGCCGCGCGGCAGGAGGGTCGCTCACATTCAGGGGTGGCCGGGCAGGTGGCCGGGTTATTCCGGGTGACCGGGATAATATGGCGAACCGTGACCGGGTAGTTCTTGTGACGTGAGCCGTTCGGCGCTCTGCGGGCTACTCCTAGGCAAATAGTGTTTCGCACGAATCGCGGTACCCGTGCCCGAACCGCGCTGTCTACATTATTCGAGGTATGTCCCGGGTTCCTCGGACGGAGGCGCGGCGGAGGTGCCCGGAAGGGCGCCTGTCCGCCTCGTCCGGGGCCGGAAATGTGGTGGCCGAGTTGATCTGAATGGCCGCCGTGGTGCTTCCGGCGTTGGCCCCCAAGCCGCGAGGGTGGGCCGGAGAAGATGGTCGAGAGAGTCCTCGTGGACTCCCTGGCAAACCGCAACGGTGCGGGATTCCGTGCTACCTGAAAGGGTTATGCCTTGGTTTCGAATACTGTTGGTTCGAAGCGGCTGGGGTCATTTCTGGCGACGCTCGTCGTCGTGGCCGCCGGGCTGCTCCCGGCCGCGGGCGTCGCCGCCGCGGAGGGCGGCCGGCACCACCGGCACGGCCTCGTCCTGGGCGAGGTCGCCCGCCCGAAGCCGGCCAGACCCACGCCCACCGTCGAACGTGACGGTCCCATCGCGCCGGTCGCCCACGCGCCGGCCCTGCTCCCCGCCGACAAGGTCGCGCTGCGCCCGCTGGTGATCGGCCTGGACGCCGCGGACTTCGGCCTGCCCACCTGGAAGGCCGTGCTGGACCGGACCGGGTCCCCCTACGACGTCCTGCTGGCCAAGTCCGAGCCGCTGACCCCGGCCCGGCTGGTCAACGCGGACG is a window of Saccharothrix espanaensis DSM 44229 DNA encoding:
- a CDS encoding VWA domain-containing protein — protein: MTYAAEISRANPSCIVFLIDQSASMSDPIGGGAQQRKADVVADAINRLLAELSVKCAKEEGVRDYFHIAAIGYGHTVGSAFTGPLAGRELVPLSQVADRPARVEKRLKKVPDGAGGLVETSTSFPVWVDPVANGATPMNRALARAGELVADWVRRHPDCFPPIVLNLTDGESTDGDPTSAAWSVQTHVSADGAALLFNLHVSAGTAVPVTFPDSDLGLPDAYARSLFGMSSVLPPHMRFYALQQGVAATETTRGFVYNADITSIVQFLDIGTRATDLR